A window of Staphylococcus lloydii genomic DNA:
TCTGATTGACCGATGTCAAAACCAAGTTTTTGTAAGTTTTCTTTTAAATAATTACCATTTTCCCATAATTTATCATGTAATTCTGTAGAAGACATTAATTTTTTCACAGCTTCAGTGATGGCTTTAGTGTCTCCAGGTGCCAATGAAGTTGAAAATAAGAATGGTCTTGATTGTACTTTTAACCAATCGATTAGTGATTGTGTACCAGCAACGTAACCACCTACAACACCGATGGCTTTAGATAAAGTACCAATTTGGAAATCAATTTTATCTTGTAAACCAAAATGTTTAACTGTACCTGCACCGTTACCCATAACGCCTGATCCATGTGCGTCATCTACATATGTTAATAGACCAAATTCTTCAGCGATTTCTACGATTTCAGGTAACTTTGCAACGTCTCCATCCATACTAAATACGCCATCAGTAATATACATTACTTTGTTATATTGGCCTGATTCTACAGCTTCTTTGGCTTTCGCACGTAAATCTTCCATATCTGAGTGGTTTACACGAATGATTTTTGCACGTGATAAACGACAACCATCAATAATAGACGCGTGGTTTAATTCATCAGATAAAATTGCATCATTTTTATTCATTACAGCAGAAATAGCTGCCATATTACAATTAAATCCTGATTGATATGCGATTGCTGCTTCTGTACCTTTAAATTTAGCTAATGTTTCTTCTAGTTCATCATGTAAGTCTAATGTACCGTTAATTGAACGTACAGCACCTGCACCTACACCATGTGTATCTATTGCATTTTTTGCTGCTTCTTTTAAATCTTCGTCTGTTGCTAGTCCTAAATAGTTATTTGAAGATAAATTGATATAATTTTTGCCGTTGATTTTAATTTCAGGGCCGTTTGCACCTTCAATTGTATCAATTTCATTATAAAGTCCATTATCTTTCAAATAGTTAATATTTTCTGATAAAAAGTCAGTAAGTGATTGTACCACTTTAAATCCCCCTTTGAGTTATCTATCTACTATGACAATAATACCTTATTTTCACTTAATATAAAAGCACTAACACGTTTGTCTCAAAGTTAAATAATGAACGTGTACCGCCTACTATATATCGTGTTATAATGTAGTTAAATTGCACTAGGAAGAAGGGCTTACGT
This region includes:
- a CDS encoding glycine C-acetyltransferase is translated as MVQSLTDFLSENINYLKDNGLYNEIDTIEGANGPEIKINGKNYINLSSNNYLGLATDEDLKEAAKNAIDTHGVGAGAVRSINGTLDLHDELEETLAKFKGTEAAIAYQSGFNCNMAAISAVMNKNDAILSDELNHASIIDGCRLSRAKIIRVNHSDMEDLRAKAKEAVESGQYNKVMYITDGVFSMDGDVAKLPEIVEIAEEFGLLTYVDDAHGSGVMGNGAGTVKHFGLQDKIDFQIGTLSKAIGVVGGYVAGTQSLIDWLKVQSRPFLFSTSLAPGDTKAITEAVKKLMSSTELHDKLWENGNYLKENLQKLGFDIGQSESPITPVIIGDEKKTQEFSNRLKEEGVYVKSIVFPTVPRGTGRVRNMPTAAHTKAMLDDAIAAFEKVGKELDII